Proteins from a genomic interval of Tenacibaculum sp. SZ-18:
- a CDS encoding ATP-grasp domain-containing protein — MKKYDVVILTERRYVNPTKIDNYISNVLLEDDLVKKGLEKDGLKVIRLSWDDCDFDWSSTKYILFRTTWDYFDRFEEFSTWLEKVRKLTTLINSEAIIRWNLDKHYLLDLQNDGVHICESYFVEKGENTSLEESSEKYNLTNFVLKPYISGGGRHTYKITPENLQEHEALFKELITKEAYILQPFQYNIVEKGEISLMIMNGEFTHAVLKVAKPGDFRVQDDFGGTVHDYKPTDEEIAFAEKAINACLEKPMYARVDIFTDNNNKLAIAELELIEPELWFRNYPEAASKLSKGIKQLILN; from the coding sequence AAATCCAACCAAAATTGATAATTACATTTCAAATGTCTTATTAGAAGATGATTTAGTAAAAAAAGGTCTAGAGAAAGACGGCCTAAAGGTTATACGTTTATCTTGGGATGATTGCGATTTTGATTGGAGTTCTACAAAATATATTTTGTTTAGAACTACTTGGGATTACTTCGATCGTTTTGAAGAGTTTTCAACTTGGTTAGAAAAAGTGAGAAAATTGACTACTTTGATTAACTCTGAAGCTATTATTCGTTGGAATTTAGACAAACATTATTTACTCGATTTACAAAATGATGGAGTTCATATTTGTGAATCGTATTTTGTAGAAAAAGGAGAAAATACCAGTTTGGAAGAATCATCTGAAAAATACAATTTAACAAACTTTGTTTTAAAACCTTATATTTCTGGTGGCGGAAGACATACTTATAAAATCACACCAGAAAATCTTCAAGAACACGAAGCATTATTTAAAGAATTAATAACAAAGGAAGCTTATATCCTACAACCATTTCAATACAATATAGTAGAAAAAGGAGAAATTTCATTAATGATCATGAATGGTGAGTTTACTCATGCTGTTTTAAAAGTTGCTAAACCAGGTGACTTTAGAGTTCAAGACGATTTTGGAGGAACAGTACATGATTATAAACCAACAGATGAAGAAATTGCCTTTGCAGAAAAAGCTATAAATGCTTGTTTAGAAAAACCAATGTATGCAAGAGTTGATATTTTTACTGATAATAATAATAAATTAGCCATAGCAGAATTAGAATTAATCGAACCAGAACTTTGGTTTAGAAATTATCCTGAAGCTGCATCAAAACTTTCAAAAGGAATAAAACAATTAATCCTTAATTAA